CCATTGCGCGCACCGCAACGCGAGCGTCCCGCCGCACTACACCGGCGACATGGGCATCACCGACACCTTCATCCACGAGATCGACGTCCTGCGCTGGCTGCTGGACGACGACTACGTCTCGGCGCAGGTGGTCAAGGGGCGCCGCACCCGCCACGCGCCGGGGACGCTCGAGGACCCCTACATGATCCTGCTCGAGACCCGCGACGGCGTGCGGATCGACACCGAGGTCTTCGTGAACTGCCGGTTCGGCTACGACATCCAGTGCCAAGTGGTCGGCGAGGACGGCACGGCGAGCCTGCCGGAGCCGGCGGCCGTGGCGATGCGGCGCGACGGGCAGCGCTCGAGCGCGATCCTGATGGACTGGAAGCTCCGCTTCGTCGATGCCTACGATGTCGAGCTGCAGGACTGGGTCGACGCGACCGCGGCCGGCGCGATGCGCGGGCCGAGCGCGTGGGACGGCTACTTCGCAGCCGTGACCTCCGACGCCTGTGTCGAGGCGAAGCGGACCGGGGCCATCGTGCCGATCGTCGCGGACGGGCGTCCGGCGTTCTACGACCGCCAGACTCCGACCGGAAGGAGAGGGCCATGAGCGCCAGCACCGTACGACTGACCGTATCCCAGGCCCTGGTGCGATTCATGACCCGGCAGATGACCGTGGTCGACGGCGAGACGCTGTCGATCTTCGCTGGCTGCTGGGCGATCTTCGGCCACGGCAACGTCGCCGGCATCGGCGAGGCGCTGCATCAGGTCAAGGACAGCTTCCCGACCTATCGCGCGCACAACGAGCAGGGCATGGCCCATGCCGCCATCGCGTTCGCGAAGGCGAGCTTCCGCCGCCGCTTCATGGCGTGCACGACCTCGATCGGCCCCGGCGCCCTGAACCTCGTGACGGCCGCCGGGGTCGCGCATGTCAACCGCCTGCCGGTCCTGTTCCTGCCCGGGGACGTCTTCGCGAACCGCCTGCCCGACCCGGTCCTCCAGCAGATCGAGCACTTCAGTGACGGCACGGTCGCGGCGACGGATTGCTTCCGTCCGGTCTCGAAATATTTCGACCGCATCCAGCGGCCCGAGCAGCTCGTGCCGGCTCTGCAGCGCGCGATGCAGGTGCTGACCGACCCGGTCGATTGCGGCCCCGTCACCCTGGCGCTCTGCCAGGACGTCCAGGCCGAGGCCTACGACTTTCCCGAATCCCTGTTCGAGGAGCGGGTCTGGGCCGTCCGCCGTCCCAGGCCCGACGAGGACGAGCTGGCAGCCGCCGCCCTGCGCCTGCGCGAGGCCGCCCGTCCGCTGATCGTCGCTGGCGGCGGCGTCCTCTACAGCGGCGCGTCCGACGCCCTGACGCGCTTTGCCGAACGCCACGGCATTCCTGTCGCCGTGACCCAGGCCGGCAAGTCGGCGATCGACGAGACCAACGATCTCGCGCTGGGCGCGATCGGCGTCACCGGCACCTCGGCCGCCAACGCTCTCGCCGCCGACGCGGACCTGATCCTCGCCGTCGGCACGCGGCTCCAGGACTTCACCACCGGCTCGTGGTCGCTGTTCCGCGCCGAACGGCTGACCGTGCTCGGCCTCAACGTCGCGCCGTACGACGCCCGCAAGCGCGGCAGCCTGCCCCTCGTCGCCGACGCCAGGGTCGGGCTGGAGCTTCTGTCGGACGCGCTGGGCTCGTGGACCGCCGCCCCGGCGCTGGCCGAGCGCGCCCGCGAGCAGCGCGCCCGCTGGCTCGAGGCGGCAGGGGCGGCCCTGGCCGCGAGCAACGCCGAGCGGCCGTCCGATGCCCAGGTGATCGGTGCCGTCGCCCGCGCGCGGGGCGGGCCCGACACGGTCCTGGTCTGCGCCGCCGGCGGCCTGCCGGGCGAGCTGCACAAGCTCTGGATGCCGACCCGGCCGGGCGGCTACCACCTGGAATACGGCTTCTCCTGCATGGGCTACGAGATCGCCGGCGGACTGGGTGTGACGATGGCCCGGCCCGAGGCCGACGTCGTCGTCATGGTCGGCGACGGCTCGTACCTGATGCTCAATTCCGAGCTCGCGACCTCGGTCATGCTCGGCCGGAAGATGACCGTCGTGCTGCTGGACAACCGCGGCTACGGCTGCATCAACCGGCTGCAGAGGGCCTGCGGCGGCGAGAGCTTCAACAATCTCCTGGACGACTGCGCGCACGAGGTCATGCCCGAGATCGACTTTGCGGCGCACGCGCGATCCCTGGGCGCGGTCGCCGAGACGGTCGCCTCGATCGCCGATCTCGAGAGCGCGCTGCACGCCTCGCGCGCCAACGACCGCACGACCGTGATCGTGATCGGCACCGATCCCCTCGCGACGACCGAAGCCGGCGGCCACTGGTGGGACGTCGCCGTGCCGGAGACCTCGGAACGCGCCGAGGTCGTCCGGGCCCGCGAGGCCTACGAGGCGCAGCGCCGCTTCCAGCGCGCCGTCACCTGAGCCGGCCGCCTCAGTCGAAATAGGACGGCGCGTGCGGGATGGTCGCCGTCTGGACGATGTCGTGGTTGAGCCACAGCTGCGCGCCTTCCTCGCGGACGATCGCATCGACGCGGTCCATCGAGCGGCGTGTCGCCTCCGCGTCGCTGTTCATGGCGGGCACGCGCCTCTGCTCCAGGTTGGAGCGGTAATGGGCGACATCGGCGGAAAGCAGGATCGTCCCGGCCTTCGGCAGGCGGACCAGGAGCGAGCAATGGCCGGGCGTGTGCCCCGGCGTGGCGACGACCCTCACCGAGCCGTCGCCGAACACGTCGAGGTCGCCATCCATGAGGACGGCCTTCGCCCCTTCGAGATCCGCGTAGAGCGCGGGCGCGTAGCCGTAGTTCTCGTAGTCCGGGCCGAACATCGCCTCGTGCTCGCGCCGCTGGATGTACCAGGTCGCATGGCGGAACAGGCGCGCATTGCCGACATGGTCGAAATGGGCATGGGACAGGATGACCGTCCCGATGTCCGCCGGCGCAATGCCGACATCGGCCAGCTGGGAGTGGATGGTCCGCGCGACGATCCCCCGTATGTCGTGCGCGATGACCCGTCCGCCCGACTCGGCGGCGATGGCGTCGTCGATGCCGGTGTCCCAGAGGATCCACGCGGCCTTGCGACGGAGCAGGTAGGCGTTGCAACTGAGGGTGATCGGCTCGCCCTGCCATTCTCCCGGCGAGTACACCGAACGGTCGGGCGCGACGGCGAGGCCGGCATCCAGGGCGTAGAGGCGGTCGATCGTGCCGGGCCGGCTTGCGGTATCGGGCATGGTGGGCGCGTTCCTTCCTGCATCCGTCGAAACGGCCCCGAGGGGGCGGGGCGGCCTTGGAGGTAATGCCCGGCCGCCGGATGTCCACCTCCCCGGGCTTGCAGCGGAGGCGGATCCGTCTGTCCGGTCCGGTCAGATGCTCTGGCCGCCCGAGACTTCGATCCGCTGGGCGTTGACCCAGCGATTGTCCTCGGACAGCAGGCCGGCGATCATCGGTCCGATGTCGTCGGGCACGCCGACGCGGCCGAGAGCGGTCATCTCCGCGAAGACCGCGTTGAGGTCGGGCGTGTCGCGGACGGCGCCGCCCAGGAAGTCCGTCTCGATCGCGCCGGGCGCCACCGTGTTGACCGTGATCCCGCGGCTGCCCAACTCCTTCGCCATGTAGACGCTGAGCACCTCGACCGCGCCCTTCACCGCCGAATACGCGGCGAAGCCGGGAAAGGACACGCGGGTCAGGCCGGAGGAGAGGTTCACGATGCGGCCGCCGTCAGCGACTAGGGGCAGCAGCGCCTGGGTCAGGAAGAACACGCCCTTGAAATGGACGTCGACCAGCCTGTCGAACTGCGCCTCGGTGGTCTCCGCGATCATGGCCATGTCGCCGTGGCCGGCATTGTTGACGAGATGGTCGAACGTCTCGCGCTGCCAGGTTGCGCCCAGCGCGGCGCGCAGGCGTTCGGCGAACGACGCGAAGCTGGCGACGTCGCCCGTGTCGAGTTGCAAGGCGACCGCCTTCCGGCCGAACGCCTCGATCTCGGCCACGACGGCCCGTGCCTCCTGCTCGCGGCTCTGATAGGTGAGAATGACGTCGCCGCCATGGCGGGCGATGCTGAGTGCGGTGTTGCGGCCGAGCCCGCGGCTCGCGCCGGTAACGATGGCGATCCTGGTCATCGGTGGTCTCCGGTTGGTGGGACCGCCGTGATATCGGGCCGGGGGCCGGCCGGTCGTTGCCGAAAGCTCGACGTTCTTTGCCTATTCCTCCGAAACGGACGCAGCCTGCCTTTCGCCGGCCGGCTCGCCCGCACGGACGGCAGGACCGGGGGCATTCCCCGATGCCGGTGCCGTCCGCTCGGTCCGTCTGGCCGGCCTTGCCCGAAGCTCGACGCCCTTTGCCCAATACTCCAAGGCCCATTCACAATGGGCGCGGGCGTCGCTACGTGCTCGGCATGACCGAGACCCTGCTCGACGCCGTTCGCCGCCACGCGGAGGCGCATGCCGATCCGGCCGGCGTCGCCCGCACGCCCATTCCCGGCCTGACCGCCATCCGGGCGACCGCGCCGAGCGATCTCCACTACGAGATCTCGCGGCCGATCGTCGCGCTCGTGCTCCAGGGAACCAAGCACGTGGCGATGGGGAGCCAGGCGTTCACGTTCGGCGCCGGCGACTCGCTGCTGATCACGGCGGACGTGCCGACCGTGAGCCAGATCACGCGCGCGAGCAGCGCCGCGCCCTACGTCTCGCTCGTGCTCGATCTGGACTTGGCGGTGATCGCGGACCTCGCGGTCGAGATGGAGACGGTGCCGGTCGCCGACGGCTCGCCCGTGCGCTCCGAGCCGACCGACGCCGAGGTCGCCGGCGCGGCACTCAGGCTGATGCGCCTGCTCGATCGCCCGCAATCGGTGCCCGTGCTGCACGCCCAGATGGTGCGTGAGATGCACTACTGGCTCCTGGCCGGCCAGCATGGTGCGGCGATCCGGCGGCTTGGCTGGCCGGACGGCCATGTCCAGCGCGTGGCGCGCGCCGTCGCTGTGCTTCGCGCCGAGTTCGCGCAGCCTCTGCCGGTCGAGCGGCTGGCGGCCGTGGCCGGCATGAGCCCGTCGTCGTTCCACCGTCACTTCCGCGCCGTCACGTCGCTCTCGCCCGTGCAATTCCAGAAGCAGCTGCGCCTGATCGAGGCGAGGCGGCTGATGCTGTCGGACGGCGTGTCGGCGAGCAGCGCCGCCTTCGCGGTGGGCTATGAGAGCGTGTCCCAGTTCACGCGGGAGTACAGCCGGATGTTCGGCCTGCCGCCCGTCCGGGAGACGGAAGCGGCGCGGAGGAGCGGGAAGGCCGGGGCCTGAGTCGGCAAGGGACATCCGGCGCCCGACGCTTCCCGGCCTTTTCTTCGCATAGGCGGGAGGCTTCGGCCTATCCTGTGCGTTCCACCTTTTCGTGGTCCATTGAGATTCGGTGCCATGGGGCAGCCGCAGCACACAGTGACCCGACATCTCGGCGGGCGTGTCGTCATCGCGTCCGGCGACGTCCGCTACGAGGCGCCTCTCCATGTCACGGAGCCGCTCGGGGAAGGCCTGCGCATCGTCGTCGTGCTCGACGGCAGGATGACGCTCCAGGCGGGAAGCGTTCCGCCCGTGCATGTGTGCGGGCCGACCAGCCTCGCCGTCTACAGCGAGGGGGTGAGCCCGCGGGACCAGACCTTTCAGGACGACGAGCCCTTTCGCTCCGTGCTCGTCCATACGGATCGCGACTTGGTGCGCAGCGAGTTCGGCGTCGATCCGGCCGTCCTGCTCCGGCCGGGGCAGGGCGCGCGCGTGGCCATCCGGGCGGGCCGGGTCGATCCCGCCTGCCGCGCCGTCGCGGCGCAGATCCTCGCCTGCCCGACCGGCCGCAGCGCCGGTCTCTACCGGCTGAGCAAGGCGCTGGAGCTGACCGCGCTCGTGCTGGCGACCGCCGACATCCAACGCGACACGCGCCGTCCGGTGCGCCTGTCGGCCTCGGAGGCGGACCGTATCCGCGCCGGGCGCGACATCCTCCTCGCCGAGGCGCGCAACCCGCCCGATCTCGGCAACCTGGCCCTGCGCTGCGGGATCAACGCCTGGAAGCTCAATCGCGGCTTCCGGGCGCTCTACGGCATGACGCCTTACGCCTTCCTGCAGGAGCATCGGCTGCGGCTCGCCTATCGCCTGCTCGCCAGCGGCCAGATGTCGGTCGGTCAGGCGGCGCTGGCCGTCGGCTACAGCCAGCCGCATTTCGCGACGCTGTTCCGCAAGCGCTTCGGGGTCCCGCCCAGCGCGTTGCTCGCTCGCGGCGACGATCCATTGCCTCCGATAGAGCTGGAATTGCAATAACTTCCACCGAATGAATCACTCAGGATCGCGAAAGGCGGACGCGTTGCCCGCGCCCGCCGCGCTGTCTACGACATGGCCGGCGTCGGCTGGCTTTCCCGCTCGGCCGCTCGTGCACAGGAGACGGGGTCGATGGGGAAGTCGGATGCCGCGCGGGCGGTGCGCAGGTCGTTGCTGGCGGCAACGGGATTGGCGGCGGCGTGTCTGCCCGCGGCCGCGCAGCAGAGCGGCGCGCCGGGCGACGTCATCGAGCTCGGCCCGCTGGTGGTCGAGGGCGAGACGGTCGAGCGCGCGGACGGCCCCGTCGAAGGCTTCGTCGCGACCCGGAGCGCGATCGGCACGAAGACCGACACCTCCCTGATGGAGACGCCGCAGTCGATCAGCGTGGTGACCGCCGACCAGATCCGGGCGCTCGGGGCGCAGAATCCGAGCGAGGCGCTG
Above is a genomic segment from Geminicoccaceae bacterium SCSIO 64248 containing:
- a CDS encoding Gfo/Idh/MocA family oxidoreductase is translated as MTLNVGVIGTGAIGQEHIGRLHGKLAGSAVVAVSDIDRDQAAAAAQRLCPGATVHRSGQDLVDDPRVEAVVVTSWGPSHEEFVLAAIAARKPVFCEKPLAVTAEACLRIVHAEIAAGRPLVQVGFMRRYDQGYRLLKDAVVSGTIGAPLLVHCAHRNASVPPHYTGDMGITDTFIHEIDVLRWLLDDDYVSAQVVKGRRTRHAPGTLEDPYMILLETRDGVRIDTEVFVNCRFGYDIQCQVVGEDGTASLPEPAAVAMRRDGQRSSAILMDWKLRFVDAYDVELQDWVDATAAGAMRGPSAWDGYFAAVTSDACVEAKRTGAIVPIVADGRPAFYDRQTPTGRRGP
- the iolD gene encoding 3D-(3,5/4)-trihydroxycyclohexane-1,2-dione acylhydrolase (decyclizing), yielding MSASTVRLTVSQALVRFMTRQMTVVDGETLSIFAGCWAIFGHGNVAGIGEALHQVKDSFPTYRAHNEQGMAHAAIAFAKASFRRRFMACTTSIGPGALNLVTAAGVAHVNRLPVLFLPGDVFANRLPDPVLQQIEHFSDGTVAATDCFRPVSKYFDRIQRPEQLVPALQRAMQVLTDPVDCGPVTLALCQDVQAEAYDFPESLFEERVWAVRRPRPDEDELAAAALRLREAARPLIVAGGGVLYSGASDALTRFAERHGIPVAVTQAGKSAIDETNDLALGAIGVTGTSAANALAADADLILAVGTRLQDFTTGSWSLFRAERLTVLGLNVAPYDARKRGSLPLVADARVGLELLSDALGSWTAAPALAERAREQRARWLEAAGAALAASNAERPSDAQVIGAVARARGGPDTVLVCAAGGLPGELHKLWMPTRPGGYHLEYGFSCMGYEIAGGLGVTMARPEADVVVMVGDGSYLMLNSELATSVMLGRKMTVVLLDNRGYGCINRLQRACGGESFNNLLDDCAHEVMPEIDFAAHARSLGAVAETVASIADLESALHASRANDRTTVIVIGTDPLATTEAGGHWWDVAVPETSERAEVVRAREAYEAQRRFQRAVT
- a CDS encoding N-acyl homoserine lactonase family protein produces the protein MPDTASRPGTIDRLYALDAGLAVAPDRSVYSPGEWQGEPITLSCNAYLLRRKAAWILWDTGIDDAIAAESGGRVIAHDIRGIVARTIHSQLADVGIAPADIGTVILSHAHFDHVGNARLFRHATWYIQRREHEAMFGPDYENYGYAPALYADLEGAKAVLMDGDLDVFGDGSVRVVATPGHTPGHCSLLVRLPKAGTILLSADVAHYRSNLEQRRVPAMNSDAEATRRSMDRVDAIVREEGAQLWLNHDIVQTATIPHAPSYFD
- a CDS encoding SDR family oxidoreductase — encoded protein: MTRIAIVTGASRGLGRNTALSIARHGGDVILTYQSREQEARAVVAEIEAFGRKAVALQLDTGDVASFASFAERLRAALGATWQRETFDHLVNNAGHGDMAMIAETTEAQFDRLVDVHFKGVFFLTQALLPLVADGGRIVNLSSGLTRVSFPGFAAYSAVKGAVEVLSVYMAKELGSRGITVNTVAPGAIETDFLGGAVRDTPDLNAVFAEMTALGRVGVPDDIGPMIAGLLSEDNRWVNAQRIEVSGGQSI
- a CDS encoding AraC family transcriptional regulator, which produces MTETLLDAVRRHAEAHADPAGVARTPIPGLTAIRATAPSDLHYEISRPIVALVLQGTKHVAMGSQAFTFGAGDSLLITADVPTVSQITRASSAAPYVSLVLDLDLAVIADLAVEMETVPVADGSPVRSEPTDAEVAGAALRLMRLLDRPQSVPVLHAQMVREMHYWLLAGQHGAAIRRLGWPDGHVQRVARAVAVLRAEFAQPLPVERLAAVAGMSPSSFHRHFRAVTSLSPVQFQKQLRLIEARRLMLSDGVSASSAAFAVGYESVSQFTREYSRMFGLPPVRETEAARRSGKAGA
- a CDS encoding AraC family transcriptional regulator, with the translated sequence MGQPQHTVTRHLGGRVVIASGDVRYEAPLHVTEPLGEGLRIVVVLDGRMTLQAGSVPPVHVCGPTSLAVYSEGVSPRDQTFQDDEPFRSVLVHTDRDLVRSEFGVDPAVLLRPGQGARVAIRAGRVDPACRAVAAQILACPTGRSAGLYRLSKALELTALVLATADIQRDTRRPVRLSASEADRIRAGRDILLAEARNPPDLGNLALRCGINAWKLNRGFRALYGMTPYAFLQEHRLRLAYRLLASGQMSVGQAALAVGYSQPHFATLFRKRFGVPPSALLARGDDPLPPIELELQ